A portion of the Meriones unguiculatus strain TT.TT164.6M chromosome 11, Bangor_MerUng_6.1, whole genome shotgun sequence genome contains these proteins:
- the LOC110551046 gene encoding olfactory receptor 2Y1B-like — translation MGTFNSSSDKAFFLVGFSDWPHLELVFFVIISIFYSLTLFGNTSIIALSRLDLRLQTPMYFFLSHLSFLDLCYTTSTVPQLLINLHGLDRTISYGRCVAQLLIFLALASTECVLLGVMAFDRYAAVCRPLHYMTIMHPQLCQALAISSWVGGLVNSLIQTGLMMAMPLCGHRLNHFFCEMPIFLKLACEETKRTEAKMFVARTIVLVCPAALILGSYARIARAVLKVKSTAGRRKAFGTCGSHILVVSLFYGSAIYTYLQPTHTYSESEGKFVALFYTIVTPMLNPLIYTLRNKDVKGALWKVLGRGTDSE, via the coding sequence ATGGGAACCTTCAATTCTAGTTCAGACAAGGCCTTCTTTTTGGTGGGATTCTCAGATTGGCCTCACCTGGAACTTGTCTTTTTTGTCATCATTTCAATTTTCTACTCCCTAACTCTTTTTGGCAACACCTCCATCATTGCTCTCTCACGGTTGGACCTTCGGTTGCAAacacccatgtacttcttcctctcACACCTCTCCTTCCTGGACCTCTGCTACACCACCAGCACTGTGCCCCAGCTCCTGATCAACCTCCATGGTCTAGACAGGACCATCAGTTATGGAAGGTGTGTGGCCCAGCTCCTTATTTTTCTCGCCCTGGCTTCCACTGAGTGTGTGCTGTTGGGGGTCATGGCCTTTGACCGTTACGCTGCTGTGTGCCGACCACTGCACTACATGACCATTATGCACCCTCAGCTGTGCCAGGCACTGGCCATCTCCTCCTGGGTAGGGGGCCTCGTGAACTCTCTGATTCAGACAGGCCTCATGATGGCCATGCCTCTCTGCGGCCATCGACTGAATCACTTCTTCTGCGAGATGCCCATATTCCTGAAGTTGGCCTGtgaggaaacaaaaagaacagaggCCAAGATGTTTGTGGCTCGAACGATAGTCTTGGTCTGTCCTGCAGCGCTTATCCTGGGCTCCTACGCTCGCATTGCCAGGGCGGTGCTGAAGGTCAAGTCCACAGCCGGGCGCAGAAAAGCCTTTGGGACTTGTGGATCCCACATTCTAGTGGTTTCTCTGTTTTACGGTTCGGCCATCTACACGTACCTTCAACCCACTCACACCTACTCTGAGAGCGAGGGGAAGTTTGTTGCCCTTTTTTATACTATCGTCACCCCTATGCTCAACCCTCTGATTTACACCCTGAGGAACAAGGACGTGAAGGGGGCTCTGTGGAAGGTGCTAGGGAGAGGCACAGACTCTGAGTAA